TTCCGCCCGGTCCGGGTCGGCCCGCTCCGGTGTCCGGCCCATCGCAGTAGAAAAAACAGGCAGCGGCCGTCAAAACCCGCGTGTCGCTGTACCACCTCTTCGGCCCACCGGAAGCCAGATGCCGCCTCCTGGCTCGAGGTCGCGGGGTTAATAAAAAGACaggaaaggaggggaggaggaggagcatccCGCACCGCATCGCACTAGGTCTCGgtcattcctctctctctctcccttgcttggggaagaagaagaagaagaagagagggcaAGCGCCCCCGCCTCCCGACGCCGTCGTCCCTCGCCGCCGATCTGATCTCAGGAGCCAGCGAAGATGCATTCCACCAATCTGCTCCTCGAGGAGCCCATCCGGATGGTCTCCATCCTCGAGCCATCCAAGCCGGTAACCGTCCATCTCCGCCCCACGCTCTCTCCGTCGGATTTGATGATCTGcgtggggatcaaaccctaattgCGGCCGCTCGACTCTCCTGATCGGCGTTGGATCAAACCTTACTGATGTTTTATTTGTAAATCAGAACTTCTTCCCGGCGATGACGAAGATCGTGGGGACGCTGGGTCCCAAGTCCCGGTCCGTTGAGGCCATCTCCGCCTGTCTAAAGGCCGGCATGTCTGGTTCGTATAATCGTATCTTCTTCCGCGACAGCGGAGTGTCTTTCTCTCTTAATTAATTGTTCTTCTCTTTTCTAAATCTAACATTGATTTTCTGTGTTTTCTTTTCTTGCAGTGGCCCGTTTCGATTTCTCGTGGGGGGATGCCGCGTACCACCAGGAGACACTCGAGAACCTCAAGCTCGCCATCAAGGCCACCAAGAAGCTATGTGCTGTAAGTGCTGTCACAACCAACGCTGATTTGTGGCCATAAGTCGTGATGAAATCAACTTTGCCTACACACACCGAAACATGCCACTCAGAGTGGATCTGATGTTAGCTAGGTGAAATATGTTCTGTGGAGCTTGACGATTGGGTATATTTTTGGACAGGTTATGCTCGACACTGTTGGCCCTGAGTTGCAAGTGGTGAACAAGAGTGAAGTCACAATCTCGCTTGAAGAGAACGAGTCTGTTGTTCTCACCCCTCACCAGGGCCAGGAGGCCTCTTCCAAGTTGCTCCCTATCAACTTCGCTGGACTCGCCAAGGTAACCCTCTTCTATCATCTCGCTGAATCTTGTGCTGTCTGTATTTAATTGTATGCGACGGTAGCTGTAAGCAGATCCACAGTTGTCTGTCATTTGTTGTCGCACTAAGATGTCCACTTGTATCTCCGCATGGATTAAATCAGAGCTATCATTTGTTCTTTGCAGGCTGTGAAGCCCGGAGCCACAATATTCGTTGGGCAATATTTGTTCACGGGCAGTGAGACTACATCAGTTTGGCTGGAGGTAGAAATCTTTGACATGCTACAATTAAGCGTTTTGCCATATGTGATGTGTTATATGCATGTTGCAGGATCTTTCTTAGTGTTCACCAATTTCTGATACCAAAACTCTCAACTGCCTGATGTAGGTTTCTGAAGTTCAAGGGGATGACGTGGTTTGCGTGATCAAGAACTCAGCTACCCTGGCTGGGTCACTCTTCACATTGCACTGCTCCCAGATCCATATCGACATGCCCACGCTGTCTGATGAGGATAAAGATGTAAGGAACTCCTCCCAAGAATATCTCTCTCCTTGTATTCTCTCCTTTATTAGAACTTGGCGACTAGACTTTACATgttaaaaaatattttttgtttaaACTGGATCTCCTTGCTGTAATCCATTATATGACTTTATGAGCATGCCCCACTTTCAGGTTATGAAAAAATGGGGTGCTCCAAACAAGATTGACTTCCTCTCTCTTTCTTATACAAGGCACGCAGAAGATGTGCGGCAAGTAAGTAACTCATTACGTGGATATTTAGGGTGTACTACTTCACAGTGCCATCTTCCCCAACAGATTGAATAGTATCACATGTTTGTTTGCATTTCATACTTTGGCAAAATGTTCCTAACATTGATGGTATTTTTCCTGCAATGCAGGCACGGGAGTTCCTCTCTAAGTTAGGTGATCTTAGCCAAACTCTGATTTTTGCCAAAATTGAGAATGTGGAGGTAATTTCAAGATATTCTTTCAACATTCCTGAGCAACTTTGATTTGTTTACTACATATTCACTTCTTACAATAGTCATTTAACATTCCTGAGCAACTTCGATTTGATTACCACCTATTGACTCCTTATTCCTTGCAGGGCTTGAACCATTTTGATGAGATCCTGGAGGAAGCGGATGGTATCATTCTCTCAAGAGGGAACCTTGGAATTGATCTTCCACCTGAAAAGGTTGGTTATCTCAACCTTCACAATGCATTATCTCTTAATTTGTTGTCCTAGGTAGTGAAAAAATTAGAGACAATCACCCCAATGCATTGTTTCTTAAGGGTCATATCTAAATGATATTGCATTTAATTAGTTTATGTATCTTTTTTACATCTCAACATTGTGGCCTAGTTGTGGagaaaaggaaagaagaggaaAATAGGGAGATAAGCCACAAAGGATCAGACCATTAATTACACATTTACACTGCACAGGAAAACGAGCTAAGAGCTGTATCTATATGAACATACAGCTCCACTCTCGTTCTTTTTCAATTACAGAGCCAAGTATTGTGAGTGCCCTTGGCAGTTGTGAAGGCCTTTTGCTTGATTAACATGTATTTTTCCCATTTGCATGACGCTTAGTGATGATTTTATGTGCTTTAAAAAAAATCAAGGGTCTCTATTGAGTACTACTTTGTTTGTTCTTTAGGTGTTCTTATTTCAGAAGTCTGCTCTGCACAAGTGCAACATGGCTGGAAAGCCTGCTGTTGTTACTCGTGTTGTGGACAGTATGACGGACAACCTAAGGCCTACTCGTGCGGAGGCAACTGATGTGGCAAATGCGGTGCTGGATGGTTAGTTTTTGCCTCTTGCAGATATCTTATATTTTGGTGATCCTGTACAGCTGCTCATTACTGCACCTAAACAAACTATAATTACAGAAGTTGTAACATGAATCACAATTGTTTTGTTCAGGTAGTGATGCCATTCTCCTTGGTGCCGAGACTCTCCGTGGGTTGTATCCAGTTGAGACTATTTCAACAGTGGGCAGAATTTGTGCTGAGGTGACTTTCTTTGGAGTTCTATATGTTCTCTTGATAAACACAGGCCTATTTGGGAGGGCATTTGTTGATAAGTTCCTTTTTATAGTTCAAATCTGACTTCAATAGTAAAATGTTGCAAATAAATACTATTCTTCCGAACAGCCCCTAAATGCGTTCTCAACAAGTATATCTTTGGCACTCTAATGGAATCTAATGGAAATTCACTCTTCCCGCCTTCTCTCTTCATTTTTGGTGATATATTTTCATGAATTGTTTCACAGGCTGAGAAGGTCTTCAACCAAGATTTGTACTTTAAGCGAACTGTGAAATATGTGGGAGAACCCATGACCCACTTGGAGTCTATTGCTTCCTCTGCAGTGCGTATTTTGTTTCTTTTCATTTTCCAACCTTTTGTTAGTGTTTACAGGGGAACAATTTCTGTCTTCCATTGATTTAATATCAGTCTGTGACACTTGGGTTTATAAGTCTGAAATAATTTGCTACGTATTTGCTAGGTGCGGGCTGCTATTAAAGTTAAGGCTTCGGTCATCATTTGCTTCACCTCATCTGGACGGGCTGCAAGGTAGAAAGAAGAGAGTATTTCTTCTTAACAGGCTTCTAGTTTAATGGCAATTGATTCATATATTATGTCGTATCTGGTATGTGCAGGCTAATTGCCAAGTACAGGCCCACCATGCCTGTCCTCTCTGTTGTCATTCCTCGTCTGAAAACAAATCAATTGAAGTGGAGCTTCACAGGTGCATTTGAGGTATGTTTACAGCCTTTTTCTTTGTAACTTTTTTACTACCTTCTTCTGTATGTGCTATATCTAGGTAATGATTCAGAACTAGAATGCTGATCTTCAACCTTAGAAAGATAACTTTAGGCTATAGTTTTTGTTAATGACAAATCTAACATTGAACCTTGCACAATTGTGCAACTCAATACAGAGGAACTATATATATAAGTATTTGCCATGTAATGCTAGAAAAGGGCACTTCATTTCTAGATCCTTCTTTTCTCTTGGCAAAAGATTGCTGTATGTTTTCCTTTATTTTTACATGGTGCATAATtcctactacctccgtttcagtttacaagggACGCCTGTATTTCTAGATCATCAGTTTGACCAACAAAATATGTATTATATGCTGAAGTATACAATCAAAAATCGTATTTGAAACAGGCTTTGTCATGGTATACCTTTTGTAGCATATACCTCATATTTCACTGGCCAAATCGATGATCTGAAAATACTTATGTGCCTAACAAAACGAAAAATTGGGAGTATAACTAGACTGCTAATTAACATGTTCTGTAGAATTTTCCCTAATGAGGAACAGCATGGTGTTCAGCTAGACTCACTAATTAACATgtatactactacctccgtccgaaaatacttgtcatcaaaatgaacaaaaaggggtgtatctaaaactaaaatacatctagatacattcccttctatttattttgatgacaagtatttctggacggagggagtaccatataATTTTCTCTGATAAGAAACAGTAAGCTTCTGTGTTTGGCTCATATTCGTTGCATTATCTTCCTGCAGGCAAGACAATCACTCATAGTTAGAGGTCTCTTTCCCATGCTTGCCGATCCACGTCATCCGGTGAGTTAACCTGCCTTTCATCAGTTGGATACATTAATATAAGCATGTTTTTTGCAAACCATTTTTTGGTTGTTCTTCTCAATTTTTACAATAATATGAAAATAGGAACTACCTATGAATATGAACGCCCTTGTTCTGGACATAAAGGGAATATAATGTCAGTTGGCGTTGGTGCATATTCCAAATATGTGAAAACTGAATGCTTTACATACACTAGGCCAGTGAACTTATTAATCCTGCTTATAGGGTTTATGCTTGCAtcatgttctagtattactcttaacaaattagctactccctctgtccgaaaaagcttgtcccaaacttgttccttaaatggatgtatctagcacttgaTGCTACATACATCCATTTGAAGGACAAGCTTTTCCGGTCGGAGGGAGTATTACGGTAACACTGCAGTTCACTTTCGAACTTGACTGGTGGTATGCTGGTTTGTTAACTCTTGTGTACTATAAACGCAATACGTGAGCTTATAAGCTGGTGTGCACCAGTGATGCTGATGTTTGGAGGTCTTTCATCTTGCATCCACCTTGAATTATTTGGTAGCTAGAATTCCTTGATATGGACCCAACTAGGAACATGCTCGGTCTGGCTGGTGATTTGTACTGACATTGTTTCTCTGCCCTGCAGGCTGAATCTACTAGCACTACAAATGAATCAGTGTTGAAGGTTGCTCTTGACCACGGCAAAGCATCTGGTGTGATCAAGTCGCATGACCGCGTCGTCGTGTGCCAGAAAGTGGGAGATTCCTCTGTCGTGAAGATCATTGAGCTGGACGACTAGGCAAAATTAGCCTTTGCTCAGGGCTTGCCAGATTTTTGACTAGGCCAAAACGTTGCTTGGTGGCTATGTATAATTCTATCTATAGTTTTGCAAAACGAGCAGTTTTTCCTATGGTGTCATCATAGGATCCGCGGTTACCATTCTAAAACCTACGCTAGTTATTATGGATATGTCCTCAGATTTTACTGCAGTGTAGCGAGTAAATTATCTGATGGAATAATGATATCAAAACTTTGTGACCCTTGCTATTGTTGTCGCTAAGCCTATGTTCCCATTTACAGATCCTGAGGTTTTAGGATGTTATCATCTTATGACTGTCAGTTGGAGAATTCTGGTATATAGATTTTTTTTTGCGGATCGGTATATAGACTAAATAgttctttatttctttttgccgCCAGGAATTTTTCCTTTCTGGTGGCGACGTTTATTCATGACAATGTCAATTGAGTTTGATTTTTTACTGTTCTGGTGGCGACGTTTATTCATGACAATGTCAGTTGAGTTTGAATTTGGCTTTGGCAACTCTTAACAATGTGCACTTGACTGAGCTTTTACCATTCTATTCGCACCTGAGTTGCAAACTTGAAGGTAAATTTGACTCAGGGGGCAGTATCAAGCTCCAGCTCAAGACAGCTTGCGTCAGATTTTTTAAAATGGCACTTTTGTGTCAAATTATTTTTTATCATGGCAAAATCTAAGGAAAACCCTTAGATTCAACCGACTGATTTCTTGCTGGCGTAAACCTTCTCTCGAGCCGTCGGACGCGTCTGCGAGCTGAGCCGTCAGATGGGCTAATCGTTAATCCCATGCGCTGGTCCCTTGACCTTTTACACGAGTGTGGTCCCCATACTGCCATAGCTTGATTCTTTTGCATGCATGTTTTTTATTCGCCCTCCACCACCTTGCATGCTAGTACTGTCATGAAGTACTAGTAGACTACCCAAATGACTATGATATTAGTCTATATTACTATTTCATGTAATACTTCATTTATTA
This window of the Triticum aestivum cultivar Chinese Spring chromosome 5D, IWGSC CS RefSeq v2.1, whole genome shotgun sequence genome carries:
- the LOC123120278 gene encoding pyruvate kinase 1, cytosolic → MHSTNLLLEEPIRMVSILEPSKPNFFPAMTKIVGTLGPKSRSVEAISACLKAGMSVARFDFSWGDAAYHQETLENLKLAIKATKKLCAVMLDTVGPELQVVNKSEVTISLEENESVVLTPHQGQEASSKLLPINFAGLAKAVKPGATIFVGQYLFTGSETTSVWLEVSEVQGDDVVCVIKNSATLAGSLFTLHCSQIHIDMPTLSDEDKDVMKKWGAPNKIDFLSLSYTRHAEDVRQAREFLSKLGDLSQTLIFAKIENVEGLNHFDEILEEADGIILSRGNLGIDLPPEKVFLFQKSALHKCNMAGKPAVVTRVVDSMTDNLRPTRAEATDVANAVLDGSDAILLGAETLRGLYPVETISTVGRICAEAEKVFNQDLYFKRTVKYVGEPMTHLESIASSAVRAAIKVKASVIICFTSSGRAARLIAKYRPTMPVLSVVIPRLKTNQLKWSFTGAFEARQSLIVRGLFPMLADPRHPAESTSTTNESVLKVALDHGKASGVIKSHDRVVVCQKVGDSSVVKIIELDD